A DNA window from Linepithema humile isolate Giens D197 chromosome 6, Lhum_UNIL_v1.0, whole genome shotgun sequence contains the following coding sequences:
- the LOC105679326 gene encoding putative fatty acyl-CoA reductase CG5065 isoform X1: MNCVESNKTESQTSIQRFYAGQSIFITGSTGFLGKTLVEKLLRSCPDISKIYLLIRSKKSKDPKIRLNELFESPLYNRLKEEVPHFRKKIVPITGDLEANGLGLSENEKDILIQKVSIVFHVAATVRFNENIKTSTASNVTASCELFNIIKCMTNLKSFIHVSTIYSQFHVRHIEERFYKCPIDYKSLIALTNTLSENELDKFIPKISSQWTNTYTFTKAIAEEFYRIESGNVPMGIFRPSIVISSVSEPAKGWVDTFYGPTRLTMFSMLGWLRFHYCNNEVRTNIIPVDITINALIASAWDVFNQQCRRGKNMLIYNSVSPNDMPKWGQYINYVHILCERYPCNNIIWLPHTIFVRQKIIYKICIWLAHLLPAFLVDMARVCMGRKPKMWTLYKKIHIACEAVAPFCLNENIISNDNVEAMWNNMSKDDQQLFKFDMKAFDWPTYLSDYYKGIRLYLLNEDDSTLKINRIKYKRLYWMHQILKTVLILGTLWILWNILANVFY, encoded by the exons ATGAATTGCGTTGAAAGTAATAAAACTGAAAGTCAAACATCGATTCAAAGATTTTACGCAGGACAGTCGATTTTCATTACAG GAAGTACTGGATTCCTTGGTAAGACCTtggttgaaaaattattgcgtAGCTGCCCCGATATCTCCAAGATATATTTACTGATACGTTCAAAGAAAAGCAAAGATCCCAAAATCCGACTGAATGAACTGTTCGAGTCTCCG CTTTATAACCGACTGAAAGAGGAAGTACCTCACTTTCGCAAGAAAATTGTACCGATTACAGGCGATCTTGAAGCCAACGGTTTGGGATTGTCTGAAAATGAGAAGGACATACTAATACAAAAA GTGTCCATAGTTTTTCATGTGGCAGCGACTGTACGCTTCAATGAGAACATAAAAACTAGTACGGCATCAAATGTTACCGCTTCCTGTGAACTTTTCAATATCATTAAATGTATGACAAACTTAAAg TCATTTATACATGTATCGACCATCTATTCGCAATTCCATGTCCGACATATCGAGGAGCGTTTTTATAAATGTCCCATCGACTATAAAAGTCTTATCGCCTTGACAAATACTCTTTCGGAAAATGAACTTGACAAATTTATACCTAA AATCTCTTCACAATGGACGAATACTTACACATTTACGAAAGCTATAGCGGAAGAATTCTACAGAATTGAAAGTGGAAATGTGCCAATGGGGATATTTAGACCATCTATAg TGATAAGTAGTGTTAGCGAACCGGCAAAAGGATGGGTAGACACTTTTTATGGTCCGACGAGATTGACAATGTTTTCTATGCTCGGTTGGTTGAGATTTCATTACTGCAATAACGAAGTGAGAACAAATATTATACCTGTTGACATTACTATAAATGCTTTAATCGCCAGTGCATGGGACGTTTTTAATCAACAATGCAG AAGAGGCAAGAACATGTTAATTTACAATAGCGTGTCGCCAAATGACATGCCGAAGTGGGGCCAATACATCAATTACGTACACATCTTGTGCGAAAGATATCCTTGTAATAATATCATATGGCTGCCGCATACCATATTTGttcgacaaaaaataatatacaaaatatgtatttggCTGGCTCATTTGTTGCCGGCCTTTTTGGTGGACATGGCAAGAGTGTGCATGGGTCGTAAACCAAA AATGTggacattatataaaaagattcatATAGCTTGCGAAGCAGTCGCACCGTTTTGTCTTAACGAAAACATTATCAGCAATGATAATGTTGAAGCAATGTGGAATAATATGAGCAAGGATGATcagcaattatttaaatttgacatGAAGGCATTTGATTGGCCGACTTATCTCTCTGATTATTACAAAGGAATACGTTTATATTTACTCAATGAAGATGACAGTACCTTGAAAATTAATcgtattaaatataagag ACTTTACTGGATGCATCAAATCCTCAAAACTGTACTTATCTTAGGCACATTATGGATCTTATGGAACATACTTGCAAACGTATTTTACTAA
- the LOC105679326 gene encoding uncharacterized protein isoform X2: MKRNRMDKRQKRKRTKTRRYISTDDDKYQYKKSKKNNNKALAVFDCIKKAMAENYDEESEKHSNSDTSADSTDEDEQREMVTTDKEYVQNSSLPCEDQNTSKTDTIHTLLNVGQPHTNEYRSTHMCRYEETETSELQSSKNQSNSSNDFMQYSCNNELPSATSTCTSISSDSSLSQMSHSIIPNFNTFPAVSEQNTALLVQDNTQEQVNNTQQLQNKSANDQHSISHDSNAIKTGIIQELKRMIEGGFHAINKILRNQEQHLNEINLQLKRNNDTSIPKKPEYFPMQSVECLDKFENCSTEEYQNTVSYFIFLGGLNPKECVTAMIKESITDDFSVNITWSNYGNTVEIASRKLTRAIYALARNNNFPKLMVTELQEAITERLRNAKQRVRNREKEKNDKREKGKRRVLTEKVKENLNIIN, from the exons atgaaaagaaaccg catGGATAAAcgtcaaaaaagaaaaagaaccaAAACTAGAAGATACATTTCAACGGATgatgataaatatcaatataaaaaaagtaagaaaaacaataataaagcaCTTGCAGTATTTGATTGTATCAAAAAAGCAATGGCTGAAAACTATGACGAAGAGTCAGAAAAACATAGCAATTCAGACACGAGTGCAGATAGTACAGATGAAGATGAACAAAGAGAAATGGTTACAACCGACAAAGAATACGTTCAAAACTCTTCTCTGCCGTGTGAAGATCAAAATACTTCAAAAACCGACACAATACATACATTGTTAAATGTCGGTCAGCCTCATACAAATGAATATAGAAGTACGCACATGTGTAGATACGAAGAAACAGAAACATCAGAATTACAGTCATCTAAAAATCAGTCCAATTCTTCCAATGACTTTATGCAATATTCTTGTAATAATGAATTACCATCTGCAACATCTACATGCACTTCAATTTCTAGTGATTCATCTCTGTCACAGATGTCTCAttcaataataccaaatttcaatacatttcCAGCTGTATCag AGCAAAATACAGCTCTATTGGTCCAAGATAATACACAAGAACAAGTAAATAATACTcaacaattacaaaataaatcggCAAATGATCAACATAGTATCAGTCACGATagtaatgcaataaaaacagGAATAATTCAAGAATTGAAaag aaTGATCGAAGGAGGTTTTCACGCAATAAACAAAATCCTTAG AAATCAAGAGCAGCATTTAAACGAAATAAACTTACAATTAAAACGGAATAACGATACATCAATTCCGAAAAAACCGGAATACTTTCCGATGCAATCGGTTGAATGTTTAGATAAATTCGAGAATTGCTCTACTGAAGAATATCAAAATACG gtttcatattttattttccttggTGGATTGAACCCTAAAGAATGTGTAACTGCTATGATTAAAGAAAGTATCACAGACGACTTTTCCGTGAATATTACATGGAGTAATTATGGAAATACAGTAGAAATTGCTAGTCGCAAATTAACAAGAGCTATATAtg CCTTAGCAAGGAACAACAATTTTCCCAAACTAATGGTCACAGAACTTCAAGAAGCTATAACTGAAAGACTTCGCAATGCAAAGCAACGAGTAAGGAatagagaaaaggaaaaaaatgataaaagagaaaaaggaaaaagaagggTTTTAAccgaaaaagtaaaagaaaatttgaatatcataaattaa